The Caldilineales bacterium DNA segment GCGGCGCCCCCGAAAGCCTGGTCGTGGCCGACATGCCCTTCATGAGCTACCAGGTCTCGCCCGAACAGGCGCTGGTCAACGCCGGGCGGGTGATGCAGGAGACCGGGGCGCAGGCTGTCAAGCTGGAGGGCGGCGCCCACATGGCCGCCACGGTGCAACGGCTGGTGCAGGTGGGCATCCCGGTCATGGGCCACATCGGGCTGACGCCGCAGAGCGTGAACCAGATGGGCGGCTGGCGGGTGCAGGGCCGCAGCTCGGCCGAGGCCGACCGCCTCATCGCCGACGCCAGAGCGTTGGCCGAAGCCGGGGCCTTCAGCATCGTGCTAGAGCTGGTTCCCATCGAGCTGGCCGCAGCCATCACCGCCGCCGTGCCCGTCCCCACCATCGGCATCGGCGCCGGGCCGCACTGCGACGGCCAGGTGCAGGTGTGGCACGACATCCTCGGCCTCTTCTCCGATTTCCAGCCCAAGCACGCCCGCCGCTACGCCGACCTGGGCGCGGCCATCCGCCAGGCCGTGAGCCAATACGCCGCCGACGTGCGCGGCCGGGCCTTCCCCACCGAGGCCCACGCCACCCACCTGACCGCCGACCTGGCCGCCCTCTACGCGCCTGCCCAAGCCGCTCAGCCAGAGCAGCTTAGCCCGATACCCGTGGCCAAAGCTGCGTAGTGTGGAGATTGGAGATTTGAGATTGGTTATTCGCGCTCAATCTCCAATCTCCACTCTCTAATCTCCAATCTCCTCACCCCACCTATGGAACTCCTCACCACCACCCCCGCCATGCAGTCGCGCCGGCGGGAGATTGCCGGCGCGGTCGGCGTCGTGCCGACGATGGGCTATCTGCACGCCGGCCACACCTCGCTGGCCCGCCGCGCCCGGGCCGAAAACGACTTTGTGATCGCCACCATCTTTGTCAACCCCAGCCAGTTCGGGCCGAACGAAGACCTGGCCGCCTACCCGCGCGACCTGCCCCGCGACCTGGCCCTGCTCGAAGCCGAGGGCGTCGATCTCGTCTTCGCGCCCGATTCCCCCGCCCAGATCTACCCGCCCGGCTATCAGACCTGGATCGACCTCAGCGACCTGCCCGCGCGGCTGGAGGGCGCGCAACGGCCGGGGCATTTCCGCGGGGTGGCCACCGTCGTCGCCAAGATCTTCAACCTCACCCGGCCCAGGCGCGCCTATTTCGGCCAGAAAGACGCCCAGCAGTGCGCCGTCATCCGGCGGATGGCGCTGGACCTCAACTTCGACCTCGAAGTCGTCATCTGCCCGACGGTGCGCGAGCCGCACGGCCTGGCCATGAGCTCGCGCAATGCCTATCTGACCGCCGACGAGCGCGCCCGCGCCGGCGTGCTGTTCCGCGCCCTCAGCGCCGCCCAGGCTGCCTACCAGGCGGGCGAGCGAGATGCAGGGCTGCTGCGCCAGATGATGAGCGACATCCTGGCCGCCGAGCCGTTGGCCCGCCCCGACTACGTCAGCGTCGCCGACCTGGACACCCTGGCCGAGATCGACGGCGCCCTCCCCGGCCCGGCCCTGGCTTCGTTGGCGGTGCGTTTTGGCCGGGCGCGGCTGATCGATAACTTGACCCTCAAACCCTAAACCAAACCCTAAAGGTCTCTGAGACCTTTAGGGTTTTCCTGGTCAGAACCGCTGCACCAGGTCGGCGGTGCTATCGAGGATGAGGTCGGCGTCGGCCAGGTCGCGAGGCCCGCCAAAGCCGCACAAGACGCCGATGGTGCGCGTCCCGGCCGCCTGCCCGGCCCGGATATCGACGACGGTATCACCCACCATCACACATGCCTGCGGCTCCAGCCCCAACAGTCGGCTGGCCGTGAGCACGGGTTCGGGGTGCGGCTTCAGGCGGCGGACGTCATCCCGGGTCACGACGGCATCGAATAGCTCCTCCAGGCCATGGGTGCGCAAAAAATGCCAGGCGATGCTGTCGTCGCGAGTTGTGACCAGGGCCAGTTTG contains these protein-coding regions:
- the panB gene encoding 3-methyl-2-oxobutanoate hydroxymethyltransferase, with the translated sequence MKTTIRTIQQKKERGEAIVMLTSYDYTSARLAAAAGVDILLVGDSLGMVIQGYDTTLPVTLNDIIYHTRAVVRGAPESLVVADMPFMSYQVSPEQALVNAGRVMQETGAQAVKLEGGAHMAATVQRLVQVGIPVMGHIGLTPQSVNQMGGWRVQGRSSAEADRLIADARALAEAGAFSIVLELVPIELAAAITAAVPVPTIGIGAGPHCDGQVQVWHDILGLFSDFQPKHARRYADLGAAIRQAVSQYAADVRGRAFPTEAHATHLTADLAALYAPAQAAQPEQLSPIPVAKAA
- the panC gene encoding pantoate--beta-alanine ligase, whose translation is MELLTTTPAMQSRRREIAGAVGVVPTMGYLHAGHTSLARRARAENDFVIATIFVNPSQFGPNEDLAAYPRDLPRDLALLEAEGVDLVFAPDSPAQIYPPGYQTWIDLSDLPARLEGAQRPGHFRGVATVVAKIFNLTRPRRAYFGQKDAQQCAVIRRMALDLNFDLEVVICPTVREPHGLAMSSRNAYLTADERARAGVLFRALSAAQAAYQAGERDAGLLRQMMSDILAAEPLARPDYVSVADLDTLAEIDGALPGPALASLAVRFGRARLIDNLTLKP